A region from the Meiothermus sp. Pnk-1 genome encodes:
- a CDS encoding TlpA disulfide reductase family protein: MKRLWPFALLVGLGALLFWGLRRGDPGALPSVLVGKPAPDFTLPTFAPYRAEWGEQLQLSKYLGRKPILLNLWASWCVPCRDEAPLLEAAWRRYRDRLLILGVNVQDTNPGAALGFIQEFSLTFPSGIDTNGRVWIDYGGYGVPETFLIGKDGKVLYRHAGPLSPATLQELLRKVL; encoded by the coding sequence GTGAAGCGCTTGTGGCCCTTCGCCCTGCTGGTCGGGTTGGGGGCGCTGTTGTTCTGGGGTTTGCGGCGGGGCGACCCCGGTGCGCTGCCTTCGGTGTTGGTGGGAAAACCGGCCCCGGATTTTACCCTGCCCACCTTCGCTCCGTACCGAGCGGAGTGGGGGGAGCAGCTCCAGCTTTCCAAGTACCTGGGTCGAAAACCCATCCTGCTCAATCTATGGGCCAGTTGGTGCGTGCCCTGCCGTGACGAGGCCCCCCTGCTCGAGGCCGCCTGGCGGCGCTACAGAGACCGCCTGCTGATCCTGGGGGTGAACGTGCAGGATACCAACCCCGGGGCGGCCTTGGGGTTCATCCAAGAGTTCAGCCTCACCTTCCCCAGCGGCATCGACACAAACGGGCGGGTCTGGATCGACTATGGCGGCTACGGGGTGCCCGAGACCTTCTTGATCGGCAAAGACGGCAAGGTGCTTTACCGCCACGCCGGGCCGCTGAGCCCGGCCACGCTCCAGGAGTTGTTGAGGAAGGTGCTATAG
- a CDS encoding cytochrome c-type biogenesis protein, translating to MAYCLWLLGSAFAQPAANTPPPDFSPRVFEIARELRCPVCQGESVAESNAGISQEMRRIIAEQLAQGKTKEQIKAYFVSRYGPWILYEPPRSGLTLWVWLAPLVGVGFIGAGLYFYLQSARRRLLEAGAAEVSEEELRRAEAELDRP from the coding sequence ATGGCGTATTGCCTCTGGCTCCTGGGATCGGCCTTCGCCCAACCCGCTGCCAACACCCCACCCCCCGATTTTTCGCCCCGGGTCTTCGAGATCGCCCGGGAACTGCGCTGCCCGGTCTGCCAGGGGGAATCGGTGGCGGAGTCCAACGCCGGGATCAGCCAGGAGATGCGCCGCATCATCGCCGAGCAGTTGGCCCAGGGCAAGACCAAGGAGCAGATCAAAGCCTACTTCGTAAGCCGCTATGGGCCCTGGATCCTCTACGAACCGCCCCGCTCCGGGCTCACCCTCTGGGTCTGGCTGGCCCCGCTGGTGGGGGTGGGGTTCATCGGGGCGGGCCTGTACTTTTACCTGCAATCCGCCCGGCGGCGCTTGCTCGAGGCGGGCGCGGCGGAGGTTTCCGAAGAGGAGCTGCGCCGCGCCGAAGCCGAACTCGACCGACCATGA
- a CDS encoding c-type cytochrome has protein sequence MTLILALLVLLAAIGYAMLPLRQAARPFPPNPRPEELQAELQLLKAQAKEAEGEERKRLLLQIVKLEREIGPLPGELPPPRRFPPALWGVAALGVIALGVGLYAFTLPRLPGETTVTARSEARELKRLEERAKQGGQTGDWLAFAHKAWELQDFDRAAQAYVRVLQQDPRNVEAVRRVGILLFMGGRPQEAVQFLQIALRADPKATEGWLFLGNAYFQLGQREAAIRAWENYLANGGEARERVQNLIATAKAQQSAPGASGQQVYLQKCAACHGAQAQGGVGPKLAGNPIVKVPQAVSEIVKNGRGKMPAVLLSDEELKALLEYLGGL, from the coding sequence ATGACCCTGATCCTCGCCTTGCTAGTCTTGCTGGCCGCCATCGGCTACGCGATGCTACCGTTGCGCCAGGCGGCTCGGCCTTTCCCCCCCAACCCCCGCCCCGAAGAACTCCAGGCCGAATTGCAGCTGCTCAAGGCCCAGGCTAAGGAGGCCGAGGGCGAAGAGCGCAAACGGCTTCTGTTGCAGATCGTGAAGTTGGAACGGGAAATTGGACCGCTTCCCGGCGAACTGCCTCCCCCGCGCCGGTTCCCTCCGGCGCTTTGGGGGGTGGCGGCGCTGGGGGTGATCGCGCTGGGGGTGGGCCTTTACGCCTTCACCCTGCCCCGGCTGCCCGGCGAGACCACGGTTACCGCCCGCTCCGAAGCACGGGAGTTGAAGCGGCTGGAGGAGAGGGCCAAGCAGGGTGGGCAGACGGGGGACTGGCTGGCTTTTGCACACAAGGCCTGGGAACTCCAGGACTTCGACCGGGCTGCACAAGCCTACGTTCGGGTGCTCCAGCAAGACCCCCGCAACGTCGAGGCGGTGCGGCGGGTGGGCATCCTGCTCTTTATGGGGGGCCGCCCACAGGAAGCGGTGCAGTTCCTCCAGATCGCCCTGCGCGCCGACCCCAAGGCCACCGAGGGCTGGCTTTTCCTGGGGAATGCTTACTTCCAACTCGGCCAGCGCGAAGCGGCTATCCGGGCTTGGGAGAACTACCTGGCCAACGGCGGCGAGGCTCGAGAGCGCGTACAAAACCTCATCGCCACGGCCAAGGCCCAACAGAGCGCTCCCGGCGCGTCGGGGCAGCAGGTCTATCTGCAAAAGTGCGCCGCCTGCCACGGAGCGCAGGCCCAAGGGGGAGTCGGGCCCAAGCTGGCCGGAAACCCCATCGTCAAAGTGCCCCAGGCGGTCAGCGAGATCGTGAAGAACGGGCGGGGAAAGATGCCCGCGGTTTTGCTCAGCGACGAGGAGCTGAAAGCATTGCTGGAGTACTTGGGGGGTTTATGA
- a CDS encoding ubiquinol-cytochrome c reductase iron-sulfur subunit, producing MKLTRRDLIWILPSTATAGFFGWFALRAYNIQLRKAGVGAPQWKEGPRLEVARVFALAQPWDFRYFEYPVAIGAATRLLEAVLIRVPQPQEGGLTVGEAHFLALSRICTHQGCTVRYVPDPEVGSIAYNYRSDHPFLGCPCHFGAYDPLQAGKAVYGPPRYPLPRLRLEEEAGTIYVVGHEIPLRPAEGG from the coding sequence ATGAAGCTCACCCGGCGCGACCTCATCTGGATCCTACCCAGCACGGCTACGGCAGGGTTTTTCGGCTGGTTCGCCCTGCGGGCCTATAACATCCAGCTCAGAAAAGCCGGGGTCGGCGCGCCGCAGTGGAAGGAGGGGCCGAGGCTCGAGGTGGCTAGGGTCTTTGCGCTGGCCCAGCCCTGGGATTTCCGCTACTTCGAGTACCCGGTCGCCATCGGGGCTGCCACGCGGCTGCTCGAGGCGGTGCTGATCCGGGTGCCCCAGCCGCAAGAAGGCGGTCTCACCGTGGGCGAGGCCCACTTCCTGGCCCTCTCGCGCATCTGCACCCACCAAGGCTGCACGGTGCGGTACGTGCCCGACCCCGAGGTGGGCTCCATCGCCTATAATTACCGCTCCGACCATCCCTTCCTGGGCTGCCCCTGTCATTTTGGGGCCTACGACCCCTTGCAGGCCGGGAAGGCCGTATACGGCCCGCCGCGCTACCCATTGCCCCGGCTGCGCCTGGAAGAGGAAGCCGGGACGATCTATGTAGTCGGCCACGAGATTCCGCTACGCCCGGCGGAGGGAGGGTGA
- the tyrS gene encoding tyrosine--tRNA ligase yields MNSVASPVEALKQLEAGSVEIIPHEKLLEKLSSGKKLTVKLGLDPTRPDIHIGHAVVLRKMRQFQELGHKVVIIIGDFTAMIGDPSGRSATRPPLTLEETRANAKSYVEQVGKILITEDQERFELRYNSEWLENLNFKEVIKLASQLTVAQMLEREDFKNRYTQGIPISIHEFLYPFAQGYDSVPIRADVEMGGTDQKFNLLVGREVQRAYGLEEQVAFIMPLLEGPDGRKMSKSYDNYIGITEEPAEIYRKLMKVGDDLLPKYLELCTDLTPQEIRQVLERGGPVGAHRVLARLVAGSYALPRIPARLDRGLYEEMGYRLEAAGRDSEPQAVMIVVAPLTGYSLNVSETVRQAEERYNEVAKGGIPDDIRTVQITSSELQEGRIGVAKLFTLSGLTESNGEAKRLIQNRGLRLDGEVITDPNLLVSLDKPRVLQRGKDKFVRVQLTG; encoded by the coding sequence ATGAACTCGGTTGCATCCCCCGTCGAGGCCTTGAAGCAGCTCGAGGCCGGCTCGGTCGAGATCATCCCCCACGAAAAGCTGCTGGAAAAACTCTCTTCGGGCAAAAAGCTCACCGTAAAGCTGGGCTTGGACCCCACCCGACCGGACATCCACATCGGCCATGCGGTGGTGCTCAGGAAGATGCGCCAGTTCCAGGAGTTGGGGCATAAAGTCGTCATCATCATCGGGGACTTCACCGCCATGATCGGCGACCCCTCCGGGCGCAGCGCCACCCGCCCCCCTCTCACCCTCGAGGAGACCCGCGCCAACGCCAAGAGCTATGTCGAGCAAGTCGGCAAGATCCTGATCACCGAGGACCAAGAGCGCTTCGAACTGCGCTACAACTCGGAGTGGCTGGAGAACCTGAACTTCAAGGAAGTCATCAAGCTGGCCTCGCAGCTTACGGTGGCCCAGATGCTCGAGCGCGAGGACTTCAAAAACCGCTACACCCAGGGCATCCCTATCTCCATCCACGAGTTCCTCTATCCCTTCGCCCAAGGGTACGACTCGGTGCCAATCCGGGCCGACGTGGAGATGGGGGGTACCGACCAGAAGTTCAACCTGCTGGTGGGCCGCGAGGTGCAGCGGGCCTACGGCCTCGAGGAGCAGGTGGCTTTCATCATGCCCCTGCTGGAGGGCCCCGACGGGCGCAAGATGTCCAAGAGCTACGACAACTACATCGGCATCACCGAGGAACCCGCCGAGATCTACCGCAAGCTGATGAAGGTAGGCGACGACCTGCTACCCAAGTACCTCGAGCTGTGCACCGACCTGACCCCCCAAGAGATCCGGCAGGTTCTCGAACGAGGCGGGCCAGTAGGGGCGCACCGGGTCCTGGCCCGGCTGGTGGCCGGAAGCTATGCCCTGCCGCGCATCCCGGCGCGGCTTGACCGCGGGTTGTACGAGGAGATGGGATACCGGCTCGAGGCGGCCGGGCGGGATAGCGAACCCCAGGCAGTGATGATCGTGGTGGCACCCCTAACCGGTTACTCCCTCAACGTCAGCGAGACCGTGCGCCAAGCCGAGGAACGGTACAACGAGGTCGCCAAGGGCGGCATCCCCGACGATATTCGCACCGTCCAGATCACCTCGAGCGAGCTCCAGGAGGGCCGGATCGGGGTCGCCAAGCTCTTTACCCTCTCCGGCCTCACCGAGTCCAACGGCGAGGCTAAACGCTTGATCCAAAACCGGGGCCTGCGGCTAGACGGCGAGGTCATCACCGACCCCAATCTGCTGGTCTCGCTGGACAAGCCGCGGGTGCTCCAGCGGGGCAAAGACAAGTTCGTACGGGTGCAGCTCACGGGGTGA
- the rpsT gene encoding 30S ribosomal protein S20 encodes MAQKKTTRNPSAMKRHRQSLKRRAANRSKKSTIKTISKKAVALAQQGNAEEATKFLRLAESLIDKAAKGSTLHKRAASRKKSRLARSVHKLLSASA; translated from the coding sequence ATGGCACAGAAAAAAACCACCCGTAATCCCTCGGCGATGAAGCGCCACCGTCAGTCTCTCAAGCGGCGGGCGGCCAACCGTTCCAAGAAGTCCACGATCAAGACCATCAGCAAGAAGGCCGTAGCCCTGGCTCAGCAGGGCAATGCCGAAGAAGCCACCAAGTTTCTACGCCTGGCCGAGAGCCTGATTGACAAAGCTGCCAAGGGCTCCACCTTGCACAAGCGCGCCGCCAGCCGCAAGAAGTCCCGCTTGGCCAGGAGCGTGCACAAGCTCCTCAGCGCTTCGGCGTAG
- a CDS encoding 30S ribosomal protein THX, with protein sequence MGKGDRRTRRGKIWRGSYGKYRPRKK encoded by the coding sequence ATGGGCAAGGGAGATCGTCGCACTCGTCGAGGCAAGATCTGGCGCGGTAGCTACGGCAAATACCGCCCCCGCAAGAAGTAG
- a CDS encoding DUF4388 domain-containing protein — MEGSLATIGLLELLEMIHENRGSGELRLEVGGLPVHLHFLEGEITGGGILDWEGLEAISTLPLQPQEGWFRFTSAAPAGHGDSAPPPALRFKALIGEWARLYDEWTRFRQLFDSPSRVLEALRASEPYGLFIGGKSIRGAAKIWEVPLIIAAERAWRGLREGDLMPLRKYAWFGLRIRHPTARRTLAGQAPHPDDITVHLDGSRNLGEIVQSGYSIGLVRRYLIQSIRKGEIAPPGKGWLLRDLLWEEEAEHSGTVR, encoded by the coding sequence GTGGAAGGCAGCTTAGCAACAATCGGGCTTCTAGAACTGCTGGAGATGATCCACGAGAACCGCGGCTCGGGCGAGCTTCGCCTCGAGGTAGGGGGCCTACCGGTGCACTTACACTTCCTCGAGGGCGAGATTACCGGCGGAGGCATTCTGGACTGGGAGGGGCTGGAGGCCATCTCTACCCTGCCGTTGCAGCCTCAGGAGGGCTGGTTCCGCTTCACCAGCGCAGCGCCCGCTGGCCACGGCGACTCGGCGCCACCGCCTGCGCTGCGCTTCAAAGCCCTGATCGGCGAATGGGCGCGCCTTTACGACGAGTGGACCCGCTTCCGCCAGCTTTTCGACTCGCCCAGCCGGGTGTTGGAGGCTTTGCGGGCCTCTGAGCCCTATGGGCTCTTCATAGGTGGAAAGAGTATCCGAGGGGCCGCCAAGATCTGGGAGGTTCCGCTCATCATCGCAGCCGAACGAGCCTGGCGCGGTCTGCGCGAGGGCGACCTGATGCCCCTGCGCAAATACGCCTGGTTCGGGCTGCGTATCCGCCACCCTACCGCCCGCCGCACGCTGGCCGGGCAAGCCCCCCACCCTGACGACATCACCGTTCACCTCGACGGCAGCCGCAATCTAGGGGAAATAGTCCAGAGCGGCTACAGTATCGGCCTGGTGCGCCGTTACCTGATCCAGAGCATCCGCAAAGGCGAAATCGCCCCGCCCGGCAAAGGCTGGCTGCTGCGGGACTTGCTGTGGGAGGAAGAAGCCGAACACAGCGGCACGGTTCGCTGA
- the thrB gene encoding homoserine kinase: protein MVRLYVPATLANLGSGFDALGVALDLYLEVEARLAAQDSFFYEGEGSVPPHPDNLIHQAYRAAWAEIGEPPPAIAIRAYNPIPLARGMGSSSAALVAGAALADRFSGGRLGKDGVFRVTAQLEGHPDNVAPAVYGGFVAALADPPLALPLPSPKGLRFVLGIPAYEVPTPLARAALPPAIPHADAVFNLARAALWPAALFSGRLDALREAARDRLHQPYRAQLMPGLEAALERAYQAGALAAFVGGAGPTLAALAPQSAVAALREALLEYVGTQGKTLVLGLGEGYREER from the coding sequence GTGGTGCGCCTGTACGTTCCCGCAACTTTGGCCAACCTGGGCTCTGGCTTCGATGCTTTGGGGGTGGCCCTGGACCTATATCTGGAGGTCGAAGCCCGCCTTGCCGCGCAGGACTCCTTTTTCTACGAGGGCGAGGGGAGTGTGCCCCCTCACCCTGATAACCTGATCCACCAGGCCTACCGCGCGGCCTGGGCCGAGATCGGGGAACCCCCTCCGGCCATCGCTATCAGGGCCTACAACCCGATCCCGCTCGCGCGGGGGATGGGCTCGAGCTCGGCGGCGTTGGTAGCGGGCGCGGCCCTGGCCGATCGCTTCTCGGGGGGCAGGCTGGGCAAGGACGGGGTGTTCCGGGTGACGGCCCAGCTCGAAGGTCACCCCGACAACGTAGCCCCGGCGGTTTACGGCGGCTTTGTAGCGGCCTTGGCCGATCCCCCTTTGGCCCTACCCCTACCCTCCCCCAAGGGCCTGAGGTTCGTGCTGGGGATTCCCGCCTACGAGGTTCCAACCCCCCTCGCGCGGGCCGCCCTGCCCCCAGCGATACCTCATGCCGATGCGGTCTTCAACCTGGCCCGGGCTGCTTTGTGGCCTGCGGCGCTCTTTTCAGGACGCCTGGATGCTCTGCGCGAGGCCGCACGGGACCGGCTCCACCAACCTTACCGGGCCCAGCTCATGCCGGGGCTCGAGGCCGCCTTAGAGCGGGCCTACCAGGCCGGGGCGTTGGCGGCCTTCGTCGGTGGGGCCGGACCAACCCTGGCCGCCCTCGCCCCTCAAAGTGCAGTTGCGGCCCTGCGGGAGGCGCTGTTGGAGTATGTTGGTACCCAGGGGAAAACCCTAGTCCTGGGCCTGGGCGAAGGATACCGGGAGGAACGCTAA
- a CDS encoding NAD(P)H-hydrate dehydratase yields MRLYTSAAMRLADQKAARGGYPSLLLMDAAGRGVAQALLRSYPDRRVVVLCGKGNNGGDGLAAARWLKVWGCEVEVYAAPGQQGEAAAMRQALEAHGVEVQPLSAWEPRPHTVLLDALFGTGLNGPLQGFYAELVEKINQSGLSVVAADLPSGLPYTPHVKADLTVALAALKREHLFYPQRAACGKILLDDIGMPPGALADESLAELLTPQAMQALLPSRPGDAHKGSVGRVLVVGGYPNYTGAPALSAIAAYRAGAGLVTVAYPQEAAVVPPLEAVRLPVVGWSPAALKPAKAEAVAVGMGAGPSGKEAAQAVRALGLPTLLDADALHPEIVEEFAGAGIPTVITPHPGEAARLLQSSAQEVARFPLESARTLAGRFAVTVVLKGGPTVIAAGERLAVNTTGNPAMATGGMGDVLSGVIGALLAAGLAPWDAARLGVYLHGLAGDLLGRVGLLAHELADAIPQARERLAQGQVRPYWH; encoded by the coding sequence CTGCGCCTTTATACCTCCGCCGCCATGCGGCTCGCCGACCAAAAAGCTGCTCGGGGGGGCTACCCCAGCCTGCTACTGATGGACGCCGCGGGGCGCGGGGTCGCCCAAGCCTTGCTGCGGAGCTATCCCGACCGGCGGGTGGTGGTGCTGTGCGGTAAGGGGAATAACGGCGGGGACGGGCTGGCAGCGGCCCGCTGGCTAAAGGTGTGGGGGTGTGAGGTCGAAGTCTACGCCGCCCCAGGGCAACAGGGGGAGGCAGCGGCCATGCGGCAGGCGCTCGAGGCCCACGGCGTGGAGGTGCAGCCCCTTTCGGCATGGGAGCCTAGGCCCCATACCGTGCTGCTCGATGCCCTTTTCGGCACCGGCCTGAACGGCCCCCTGCAAGGCTTTTACGCCGAGCTGGTGGAAAAGATCAACCAATCCGGTCTCAGCGTGGTGGCCGCCGATCTGCCCTCCGGGCTTCCCTACACCCCCCACGTCAAAGCTGACCTCACCGTGGCCCTGGCCGCCCTCAAGCGCGAGCACCTCTTCTACCCCCAACGCGCAGCTTGCGGAAAGATTCTGCTGGACGACATCGGGATGCCTCCCGGGGCCTTGGCAGACGAATCCTTGGCGGAACTTCTCACGCCCCAGGCCATGCAGGCCCTGCTGCCCTCCCGCCCTGGCGACGCCCATAAGGGCAGCGTGGGGCGGGTGCTGGTAGTGGGGGGTTACCCCAACTATACCGGGGCTCCGGCGCTGAGCGCCATCGCCGCCTATCGCGCCGGAGCGGGGCTAGTGACGGTAGCCTATCCCCAGGAAGCCGCAGTGGTTCCCCCGCTCGAGGCGGTACGCCTTCCGGTGGTGGGCTGGAGCCCAGCGGCCCTAAAGCCGGCCAAGGCCGAGGCGGTAGCGGTAGGGATGGGGGCCGGGCCATCGGGGAAGGAGGCGGCACAGGCCGTGCGTGCGCTGGGCCTCCCCACCCTTCTGGACGCCGATGCCCTGCACCCTGAGATCGTAGAGGAGTTCGCCGGGGCAGGGATTCCCACCGTCATCACCCCGCACCCTGGCGAGGCGGCCCGGCTGTTGCAAAGCTCCGCTCAGGAGGTGGCCCGCTTCCCCCTCGAGAGCGCCCGCACCCTGGCCGGGCGCTTTGCGGTGACGGTGGTGCTCAAGGGGGGGCCCACGGTGATCGCTGCAGGAGAGCGCCTGGCGGTCAATACCACCGGCAACCCGGCGATGGCCACGGGCGGGATGGGGGATGTACTCTCTGGGGTAATCGGGGCTTTGCTAGCGGCGGGGCTCGCGCCTTGGGACGCAGCCCGGCTGGGGGTCTACCTGCACGGCCTGGCCGGGGACCTGCTGGGGAGGGTGGGCCTGTTGGCCCACGAGCTCGCCGACGCCATACCCCAAGCCAGAGAACGGCTGGCCCAAGGGCAGGTCCGGCCTTACTGGCATTAG
- a CDS encoding lysophospholipid acyltransferase family protein, with translation MPTVHSPLGLRQRLATGMLRLLGWKVVLEPPPGPKVVMVGYPHTSNVDFFYAILWAWATGTKMSFIGKRQLFGGLMGPLMRRLGGIPVDRDKTKNFVKQVAEIFAQREELWLVIAAEGTRSRADHWRSGFYYMALEAKVPIALAYLDYASKEVGVGGYFVPSGDIVKDFAIIEQFYAGKVGRTPKNQGPVRLKPPG, from the coding sequence ATGCCCACCGTACACTCTCCCCTTGGCCTACGCCAACGCCTGGCAACAGGGATGCTCAGGCTGCTTGGTTGGAAGGTCGTCCTCGAGCCTCCACCTGGCCCCAAGGTGGTGATGGTGGGTTACCCCCATACCTCCAACGTGGACTTCTTCTATGCCATCTTGTGGGCCTGGGCCACCGGCACCAAGATGAGCTTTATCGGCAAACGGCAACTTTTTGGCGGCCTCATGGGGCCGCTCATGCGGCGGCTGGGTGGGATCCCCGTTGACCGCGACAAGACTAAGAACTTTGTCAAGCAAGTGGCAGAGATCTTCGCCCAACGCGAAGAGCTTTGGCTGGTCATCGCCGCCGAGGGCACGCGCAGCCGGGCCGACCACTGGCGCAGCGGGTTTTATTACATGGCCCTCGAGGCCAAGGTTCCCATCGCGCTGGCCTACCTGGACTACGCGAGCAAAGAGGTCGGGGTGGGCGGGTACTTTGTGCCCAGCGGCGATATCGTAAAAGACTTCGCGATCATCGAGCAGTTTTATGCCGGTAAAGTGGGGCGTACCCCCAAAAACCAGGGCCCGGTGCGATTGAAGCCGCCGGGCTAG
- the glyA gene encoding serine hydroxymethyltransferase: MQTLPKSEPRDELLFSLIAKEEARQREGLELIASENFTSRAVREATGSVLTNKYAEGYPGKRYYGGCEVIDEIEQLAIDRAKELFGAAWANVQPHSGSSANLAVYYALLEKGDTVMGMALDQGGHLTHGSPVNFSGLNYRVIGYPVDPQTEYIDYDLVRKLALEHRPKLIIAGASAYSRIIDFERFRVIADEVGAYLMADIAHIAGLVAAGLHPSPMPYAHVVTSTTHKTLRGPRSGLILSNDLEIGAKIDKMIFPGLQGGPLEHVIAAKAVAFWEALQPSFKDYARRIIENAQALAQSFLERGYRVVSGGTDNHLFVLDLRPQGIKGNKASSLLDQVNITVSKSTVPYDPEKPWVTSGIRIGTPAITTRGFTPEEMPLIAAFIDEALTQGPSPELKARVRELALQHPMP, from the coding sequence ATGCAAACCCTCCCCAAGTCCGAACCCCGCGACGAGCTGCTATTCAGCCTCATCGCCAAAGAGGAAGCCCGCCAGCGCGAGGGCCTCGAGCTCATCGCCAGCGAGAACTTCACCTCTCGCGCCGTGCGCGAAGCCACCGGGAGCGTGCTGACCAACAAATACGCCGAGGGCTATCCCGGCAAGCGCTACTACGGCGGCTGCGAGGTGATCGACGAGATCGAGCAGCTCGCCATCGACCGCGCGAAGGAGCTCTTCGGCGCGGCCTGGGCCAACGTGCAGCCGCACTCGGGCTCTAGCGCCAACCTCGCGGTGTACTACGCCCTGCTGGAGAAGGGCGATACCGTCATGGGCATGGCCCTCGACCAGGGAGGGCACCTCACCCACGGTTCGCCGGTCAACTTCTCCGGGCTCAACTACCGCGTCATCGGCTACCCCGTGGACCCCCAGACCGAGTACATCGACTACGACCTGGTGCGCAAGCTGGCCCTCGAGCACAGACCCAAGCTGATCATCGCCGGGGCCAGTGCCTACAGCCGCATCATCGACTTCGAGAGGTTCCGCGTCATCGCCGACGAGGTGGGCGCCTACCTGATGGCCGACATCGCCCACATCGCCGGGCTGGTGGCGGCTGGGCTGCACCCCTCGCCCATGCCGTACGCCCATGTGGTGACCTCCACCACCCACAAGACCCTGCGCGGGCCGCGCTCAGGGCTGATCCTCTCCAACGACCTCGAGATCGGGGCCAAGATCGACAAGATGATCTTCCCCGGCCTCCAGGGGGGGCCGCTCGAGCACGTCATCGCGGCCAAGGCGGTGGCCTTCTGGGAGGCGCTGCAACCCTCCTTCAAGGACTATGCCCGCCGCATCATCGAAAACGCCCAGGCCCTCGCCCAGAGCTTCCTCGAGCGCGGCTACCGGGTGGTCTCGGGCGGTACCGACAACCACCTCTTCGTGCTCGACCTGCGCCCTCAGGGCATCAAGGGCAACAAGGCCTCCAGCCTCCTCGACCAGGTCAACATCACCGTCTCCAAGAGCACCGTTCCCTACGACCCCGAGAAACCCTGGGTGACCTCGGGCATCCGCATCGGCACCCCGGCCATCACCACCCGCGGCTTTACCCCCGAGGAGATGCCCCTCATCGCCGCCTTCATCGACGAGGCCCTCACCCAGGGCCCCAGCCCCGAACTCAAAGCGCGGGTGCGCGAGCTGGCCCTCCAGCACCCCATGCCCTAG
- a CDS encoding CBS and ACT domain-containing protein yields MLVRDVMRRPVLTVDERATLRSAYQVMQDHHIRHLPVTRAGKLVGIVTDRDIRLAVSPLAEGGPRHLEAAVGSIMSQPVLSADPLDPVEEAARLMRRRKIGALPVLEGEELVGIVTGIDLLDALVILTGVEKPSGRLEVRLPDRPGELGRLTQFLGREGINIHSLLTYPDDPKTVRAVLRVGTPMTHQVAEMLRIEGFNVIWPPQKKG; encoded by the coding sequence ATGTTGGTGAGGGATGTGATGCGACGCCCGGTGCTCACCGTGGACGAGCGGGCCACCTTGCGCTCGGCCTACCAGGTGATGCAAGACCACCATATCCGCCACCTGCCGGTGACCCGGGCGGGCAAGCTGGTGGGCATCGTCACCGACCGGGACATCCGCTTGGCGGTGAGCCCATTGGCGGAGGGCGGTCCCCGCCACTTGGAGGCCGCAGTGGGCTCGATCATGAGCCAACCGGTGCTGAGCGCGGATCCCTTGGACCCGGTGGAGGAGGCCGCCCGCCTGATGCGCCGCCGCAAGATCGGGGCCTTGCCAGTGTTGGAGGGAGAGGAGCTGGTAGGGATCGTTACCGGGATCGACCTGCTGGACGCCCTGGTGATCCTCACCGGGGTGGAAAAGCCCAGCGGCAGGCTCGAGGTGCGCCTTCCCGACCGCCCCGGCGAGCTGGGACGGCTGACCCAATTCCTGGGGCGTGAAGGGATTAATATTCACTCTCTGCTTACCTACCCCGATGATCCCAAGACAGTGCGCGCGGTGCTGCGGGTAGGTACCCCCATGACCCACCAGGTCGCTGAGATGCTACGGATAGAGGGTTTTAACGTTATTTGGCCACCGCAGAAAAAGGGCTAG